A section of the Leminorella richardii genome encodes:
- a CDS encoding TetR/AcrR family transcriptional regulator yields MRPSTKLKQKKIIEAASDLFLEQGYTQTNLDQIIERCGGSKQTIYSYFGDKRGLLTAVIGLSIERVAAIFNFRHDDDSPLEQQLVQLGNNFLHTVLQPCMVQTFRLLVTESFHDKELAEFFMKEGPGRVSRYLEDFLESYMNKGKLVHADPRIVCDHLIVLLKGNLLQDAQFGLPPPSKQAIDEHVRQAVRCFLYGYQPRTAEAEA; encoded by the coding sequence ATGCGCCCATCGACAAAGCTAAAACAGAAAAAAATTATTGAGGCCGCAAGCGATCTTTTTCTTGAGCAAGGATATACCCAAACCAATCTGGATCAGATCATTGAACGCTGCGGCGGATCCAAGCAGACCATTTACAGCTATTTTGGCGACAAGCGGGGTCTGCTCACCGCCGTTATCGGATTAAGCATTGAGCGCGTGGCGGCAATTTTCAACTTTCGCCACGACGACGACTCACCGCTGGAGCAGCAGCTGGTGCAGCTCGGCAACAATTTTTTGCATACTGTTCTGCAACCCTGCATGGTGCAGACGTTCCGCCTACTGGTTACCGAATCCTTCCATGACAAAGAGCTGGCCGAGTTCTTTATGAAAGAGGGACCGGGGCGCGTTTCCCGCTATCTGGAAGACTTTCTGGAAAGCTACATGAACAAAGGCAAGCTTGTTCATGCCGATCCCCGGATAGTCTGCGATCACCTGATAGTCCTTCTCAAAGGTAACCTTTTACAGGACGCCCAGTTCGGCCTTCCTCCTCCTTCCAAACAGGCCATTGACGAGCACGTGCGTCAGGCAGTTCGCTGCTTTCTTTATGGATATCAGCCCAGAACAGCGGAGGCCGAGGCGTGA
- the speG gene encoding spermidine N1-acetyltransferase, translating to MSTRRPTVKLRPLEREDLRFVHQLDNNASIMRYWFEEPYEAFVELSDLYDKHIHDQSERRFIIEAAEQRVGLVELVEITHVHRRAEFQIIIDPEFQGQGYAGAAAHSAMDYAFSVLNLYKLYLIVDRENEKAIHIYAKLGFDIEGTLKHEFFINGEYRDAIRMCIFQHQYLAKFKGH from the coding sequence ATGTCAACCCGCCGCCCCACCGTTAAACTTCGCCCTCTTGAGCGCGAAGACCTCAGGTTCGTTCACCAGCTAGACAATAACGCCAGCATTATGCGCTACTGGTTCGAAGAGCCGTACGAAGCCTTCGTCGAGCTATCAGACCTGTACGATAAACACATTCACGACCAGAGCGAGCGTCGCTTTATTATTGAAGCGGCAGAGCAGCGCGTTGGGCTGGTTGAGCTGGTAGAAATTACCCACGTTCATCGCCGCGCAGAGTTTCAGATTATTATCGACCCAGAGTTTCAAGGGCAGGGGTACGCAGGCGCTGCCGCCCACTCCGCAATGGATTACGCCTTCTCCGTGCTTAACCTGTACAAGCTCTACCTGATCGTCGATCGGGAAAATGAAAAAGCCATTCATATCTATGCCAAGCTGGGATTCGACATTGAAGGCACGTTAAAGCACGAGTTCTTTATCAACGGAGAGTATCGTGATGCCATCCGTATGTGCATTTTCCAACATCAGTACCTAGCGAAATTTAAGGGGCACTAA
- the purN gene encoding phosphoribosylglycinamide formyltransferase, protein MKRIVVLISGSGSNLQALIDACARKEISGNICAVFSNVADAYGLTRAQQAGIATQVVEPRAFADRAAYDAALADAVDAYRPDLVVLAGYMRILTPEFVNRYAGIMLNIHPSLLPKYPGLHTHQRALENGDREHGVTVHFVTEELDGGPVVLQAVVPIIENDTEDTLAKRVQVEEHRIYPLVVSWFVDGRLTMRDGSAWMDGKPLSAQGFQS, encoded by the coding sequence ATGAAACGGATCGTCGTTCTCATTTCCGGCAGCGGTTCTAACCTTCAGGCGCTGATTGACGCCTGCGCGCGCAAAGAGATTAGCGGGAACATCTGTGCAGTATTTAGCAACGTTGCTGACGCCTACGGCCTGACTCGCGCCCAGCAAGCTGGGATCGCCACTCAGGTGGTTGAACCCCGTGCGTTTGCCGATCGCGCGGCCTACGACGCCGCGCTGGCAGACGCCGTTGACGCTTATCGCCCAGACCTCGTTGTTCTGGCAGGCTATATGCGCATTCTGACCCCAGAGTTTGTTAACCGCTACGCGGGTATCATGCTGAACATCCACCCTTCCCTACTGCCGAAGTACCCCGGTCTGCACACGCACCAAAGGGCTCTGGAAAACGGCGACCGCGAGCACGGCGTGACCGTTCACTTCGTCACCGAAGAGCTGGACGGCGGCCCTGTCGTTCTTCAGGCCGTGGTACCGATTATTGAGAACGATACGGAAGATACCCTCGCTAAGCGCGTGCAGGTAGAGGAACACCGCATCTATCCACTGGTGGTCAGCTGGTTTGTCGACGGGCGGCTCACCATGCGCGACGGCAGCGCCTGGATGGACGGAAAGCCGTTGTCGGCACAAGGCTTCCAAAGCTAA
- the purM gene encoding phosphoribosylformylglycinamidine cyclo-ligase has protein sequence MTEKTSLSYKDAGVDIDAGNALVDRIKGAVKETRRPEVMGGLGGFGALCALPQKYREPVLVSGTDGVGTKLRLAMDLKRHDTIGIDLVAMCVNDLIVQGAEPLFFLDYFATGKLDVDTAARVITGIAEGCKQSGCALVGGETAEMPGMYHGEDYDVAGFCVGVVEKSEIIDGSRVGDGDTLIALASSGPHSNGYSLVRKIIDVSGTDVQAETLEGKPLADHLLAPTRIYVKSILSLIERIDVKAIAHLTGGGFWENIPRVLPAGTQAVIDENSWRWPAVFDWLAQAGNVERREMYRTFNCGVGMIIALSPELADDAIAALAASGEVAWKIGHIQASNSDERVVIR, from the coding sequence GTGACTGAGAAAACGTCCTTAAGTTACAAAGACGCCGGTGTAGACATTGATGCCGGTAACGCACTGGTCGATCGCATTAAAGGCGCCGTAAAAGAAACCCGCCGCCCCGAAGTGATGGGCGGCCTTGGCGGATTCGGCGCGCTGTGCGCGCTGCCGCAAAAGTACCGCGAACCGGTGCTGGTTTCCGGCACTGACGGCGTGGGCACCAAGCTCCGTCTGGCGATGGATCTCAAGCGCCACGATACTATTGGCATCGATCTGGTGGCAATGTGTGTTAACGACCTGATTGTCCAAGGCGCTGAGCCGCTGTTTTTCCTCGACTACTTCGCTACGGGCAAACTGGATGTGGATACCGCAGCCCGAGTGATTACCGGCATTGCCGAAGGCTGTAAGCAGTCCGGCTGTGCGCTGGTCGGCGGTGAAACGGCTGAAATGCCAGGCATGTACCACGGGGAAGATTATGACGTTGCCGGTTTTTGCGTCGGCGTAGTTGAAAAGTCTGAAATTATCGACGGTAGCCGTGTCGGCGACGGCGATACGCTGATCGCTCTGGCCTCTAGCGGGCCGCACTCCAACGGCTATTCTCTGGTTCGTAAAATTATTGACGTCAGTGGAACCGACGTTCAAGCCGAAACGCTGGAAGGAAAGCCGCTGGCTGACCACCTGCTGGCGCCAACCCGTATCTATGTGAAGTCCATTTTGTCACTAATTGAACGCATTGACGTGAAAGCCATCGCCCACCTAACCGGCGGCGGCTTCTGGGAGAACATTCCTCGCGTTCTGCCTGCTGGAACACAGGCAGTGATTGATGAAAACAGCTGGCGCTGGCCTGCGGTTTTTGACTGGCTGGCACAGGCGGGCAACGTTGAGCGGCGTGAAATGTACCGCACCTTTAACTGCGGCGTCGGCATGATTATCGCACTGTCGCCAGAGCTGGCTGACGATGCCATCGCAGCCCTAGCGGCCTCCGGCGAAGTCGCTTGGAAAATTGGCCACATTCAGGCCTCCAACAGCGACGAGCGCGTGGTGATCCGCTGA